Genomic DNA from Nocardioides aquaticus:
GGCTGGCTGGCCGAGCTCGGGGTCGCGCCGTCCCCGGTCGCGCCGCTGCCGATCAGCGAGGTGGCGCCGGGGCTGGTGGCCGAGGGGCCCGTACCAGGGCTCGACGAGCAGGTGCGCGCGCTCCACGCGCGCTTCCACGCCCCCCGCGGCTGACCGCCGAGATGACGGTTCCGGACAGCCGAGATGACGCTCGCGGCGCGTCGAGGTGACGGTTCCGGACACCGGCCGGACGCTCAGGGGCGGTAGAAGTGCTGGTAGTCCGGCGCCGAGAAGTCGCCGCCCCACTCCCAGCCGACCTCGGCGAAGGCCCGGACCACCACGTCGTCGGCGTGCACCACGCCGGCCGGGGGCTGGGCGTCCGCGGTGCGGTCCAGGTCGGCGAACCGGGCGCCCGCGGGCGGCAGCACGCCGCCGGCCGTCAGGTAGGGGTTCTCGACCGGGTTGACGTCGATCGCGCGACCGAAGGCGTGCGCCGAGAGGGTGTCGGAGCCGGCCACCTCGCGGCAGTTGTAGCCCGAGGAGTTGTCGGCGGCCATCGACCGGTCGTCGTCCCCGCCGAAGGCGTCGACCAACCGCATCCGTCGCAGGGGCCAGCGGGCGTCGTAGAGCCGCTCGAAGACCTGCACGACGTCGCGGGCCAGGGAGGCCCGCACCACCATCCGGCCGGTGCGGGGCTGCCCGTCGAAGCCGACGTGGGGCACGCTCAGCACGCGCAACCGGTCCAGCGGCAGCGGGCAGGTGGCGGGGTCGTGGCTGGAGCCGGTCATCCGGCGGCCGAGCGCCTCACCGATCGGCGCGACCCGGGCGCGGTACGCCGGCAGCCGCACCGGGGTCGCCGTCGCCGTCGGGGCCAGCCCGGTGCCGCGGCGGAGGTCGCGCCACCACACCTGCGCCTCGTCGCGCTCCCGACCGGCCAGCGGCCGGGGGACACCGCCCTCGAGCGGGATCCGGGCCGGTGACCACCGGTCCCCGACGACGACGCCGTCGCGCAGCTCCAGGGTCAGCACCCCGGTCTCGGACTTGCGGCCGTGGTACCAGGTGAAGTTGCCCAGGCCGTACCCCACGTAGGTGTCGTCGAGCATCCCGGAGCCGAGCAGCACGTGCGCGTGCGAACCGACCACGACGTCGGCACCCGCGCGCGCGAGGCGCTCGGCCAGGCCACGCTGGGCCGCCGTGGGCGTCTGCCGCTCCTCCTCGCCCCAGTGCAGGTAGACCGCCACGACATCGTCCGTACGGGCCGCGCGCCGCACGGCGTCGAGCAGCAGGCCGGCGTCGCCCGAGCGGGCGGCGGCGATCCCGGGGCCGCCCTCGCCGGCGGCCCAGACCGGGTCCCGGCTCTCGCGGGGCGAGGCGTCCGCGGCGAGGACGGCGACGCCGGTCCCGCGCACGTCCACGCGGTACGGCGCGTGCGCCTGCGCAGCGCCGGCGCCGATGCCCACGACGGCCGGCCGCGCGCGCTCGTCGGCGACCGCCAACGACTCCTGCAGCCCCGTCCGACCGTGGTCGGCGCCGTGGTTGTTGGCCAGCGAGACCACGTCGACCCCCGACCGGGCCAGCACGCCGAGCGCCGCGGGGTCGCTGCGGAACCAGTAGCGCTGGTCCGGGTCCTCGAGCTCCTTGTCGGTCGGGGTGTCCCGCGAGGCCAGTGCGCTCTCCAGGTTGACCATCGCCACGTCGGCGGCACCCAGCACGCGCGAGACGGGGCCCAGGTCGGAGCCGGGCTGCTGCACGAGGTCGCCCAGGGCCTGCTCGAAGTGCACGTCACCGGCGAAGGCCAGGGTGAGCGTGGCGCCGGGCGCCTCGGCGGCGCCGACGCCGGCACCCCCACCGGCCCGCGGTCCGTCGTCGGCCTCGGGGCCCGCCTGCGTCCGGGTGCCGTCGACGGAGCACGCCGCCGTGAGCACCAGGGACGCCAGGAGCGCGCCCAGGAACCCGGTCCGTCGCGGTGTGCAGCATGTCGTGGCCATGGGGCCTCCCTGGCGACCAGGATGCGGGGCCGGGACAAACGGCCCCGCCCGGGTGGGCGGTCCCGCGGTCCCGGGGGGAGAAAGAGGTGTGGGTGCGGACGACCCCTGCCAGAGCGTCCGCACCCACGATCGGGGGCCCTCAGTCCGTGGTCGGACCTCGGGGAGGCTGGCGCTCCTGGCGGCCGAGCTCGCCACCGACGCGACCGCCGAAGGGGCGGCCGTGGTCGGCGTGCTCGGCACGCGAGAACACCAGCAGGTGGTCGCCCACCTCGAGGCGTGCGCCGGCACGCAGCACCACGCGGTCGTCGAGCTGGGCGCCGTGCACGCGGGCACGGCCGGCGAGCGTGGTGACGACGTACTCGTCGTCCTCGCTGTGCCGGATGACGACCTGGCGGTCGGCCAGGCCGGGCAGGACCACGTCGCAGGACGGGTCCGAGCCCACGACGGTGGTCTCCTGCAGCCAGAAGATCGGCTGCCGCTCACCGGCCACCACGTCGGCCTTGAACAGCACCAGGCGCGGGCTGCCGCCGGTGCCGTGCGTGCCGCCGGTGCCGACCCTCGGGTTGCGCTGGAAGGTCGGCGCGATCGGCCACACCGGGAGCGGGGGGACCAGGTCGTTGCGGGGCAGGACCGGCTCGGCGGCGCGGGCCCGCGAGCGGGCCGAGGTCAGCGCACCGCGCAGGCTGCCGACCCGGATCCGGCGGGAGCCGGTCGCACGCCTCTGCCACCACGGCGCCTTGACGGCGCCGAGGGAGACCAGGTGCTGGCCGCCGGAGACCACACGGACCACCATCCCGTAGCGCGCCAGGGTCTCGGCCACGGTGCGGATCGCGGGGGCGTCGGCGCGACCGGCGAAGGCGCCGGGGTCGTCGACCTCGAGCTCGAGGCGGTTGCCGCTGCCCCGGAGACGGCCGTGGACGGCGCTGCCGTCCTCCCGGCCGATCTCGAAGCGCAGGTCCGCGCCGACGACGAGGGTCATGGTGCTCAGGCCCGCCCGGTGCTCTGGCCGGGCGCGACCGGGTCACCGGCGTCGCTGGTGGTGATGGTCAGCGTGCCGTCGATCTTCCAGGTGGCGCGGGGGGCGTTGGACCCGGTGTCGCGGGGCACCTCGACGGTCATGTTCTCGAAGCGGTAGTGGATCGCGGCCTCGCGGCCGGTCAGGAAGGTCCACATGCGGGCACCGAGGTCGGTCCAGTCGACGACCTCGTCGTGTCCCCCGTCCAGGGACTGGCTGCTGACTGACATGGTGGGCTCCTCAGGAGGATGAACCTCGACATCTTGTCGAGGCGGTTAGGATTAAACCATGGACGACGTGTCAAGGCCTGTGCAAGGCCTCCCCAGGGGTGTGATCTCCGACCCTCCCGCTGAGGCGGACCTGAGCATCGGAGACCTCGCCACCGCGACCGGGGTGGGCGCGGCCACCCTGCGCGCCTGGGAGCGACGCCACGGCTTCCCGGTCCCGCACCGGCTGCCCAGCGGGCACCGTCGTTACGATCAGGCGCAGGTCGACGCGGTGCTCGACGTGGTGCGCCGGCAGCACGAGGGGGTGCGCCTGGAGGCGGCGATCGCCGCCACCCTGGTCCACGCCCACGGCAGGGACGGGCACCGTCGCGTGGTGCCGGGGGAGCGCTCGGTCTTCGCCGCGCTCCGTCGCCGCCACCCGCAGCTCACCCCGCAGCGGCTCGGCAAGCCGATGCTGCTCGCGCTCTCCTGGGCGATCGAGGACGAGTTCTGCTCACGGGCCCTGGCCCCGCACCTGTTCGGCTCGTTCCAGCACGACTCGTACTTCCGCGCCGCACGACGGCGCTGGGACGACCTCGCCCTCGGGGCGCGCACCGCGGCCGTCTTCGCCGACTTCGACGGGGGGAGGACGTGGTGTCCCTGCGCGGGCCGGTCCGGGTGCATCTCGACGCCGGCGCCCCGCTGCTGCGCGAGTGGGCCGTGGTCTGCGACGACGACGACCTGCCGGCCGTGCTCACCGCGTGGGAGCTGCCCGGCCAGCAGCACGTGAAGGAGGCGGACCGGCTCTTCGACGCGGTGTGGACCGTGGACCGCCGTGCGGCCCGCGACGCCGCGCGCGCCTGCACCCGGGCGGCGTACGACGCCGGCGCCCCCTGGGCCCCGGACCTGCTCGACGAGCTGGCCCCGGAGCCACGGGCGGTCCAGGTCGACGCGGCCACCCAGACGGCGCTGTTCAACCGGGTACTGGCCTACGTCGACCGCCAGGTCCGCCGCTGAGCCCGCGCCGCCCGTCCACGGCCGTCCCATGCTCACGGGTGTGGTGCGGACCGTCCGGGGCGACTTGCGTGGGTGTGTGACCCACGACTCCTTCGGCAGCCAGGTCGACCGCGACCGCCAGGCCACCTTCCGCCCGCTCTCGGAGGACGCCGCGGCGCCGCCGCCCGAGCCGGTGGTGGTGCGCGTCAACGGCGTCGACGTCCCGGCCGACGCGCGACGGCCGCTCGTCGAGGCCCTGACCGACGAGGGTCACGACGGCGACTTCCCCTCGGTCTGCTACCACCCCGCGCTGGGGTCGATCCAGACCTGCGACACCTGCCTGGTCGAGGTGGACGGCGAGGTCGTCCGTGCGTGCGCGACACCCGTCCGGGACGGCCTGGACGTCACCACGACCGGGCCCTCGGCGCCGGCGCGGGAGCAGGCTGCGCAGCGCCTGGTCCGCAAGCACGTCCTCTACTGCACGGTCTGCGACCACAACGACGGCGCCTGCCCCCTCAAGGCAGGGGTCGAGGCGAGCGGTCTGACCCACGAGACGATCGGCTACCGCCCCAAGCCGTACGAGGTCGACGACAGCCACCCGTTCTACCGCTACGACCCGGACCAGTGCATCCTGTGCGGCCGGTGCGTGGAGGCGTGCCAGGACGTGCAGGTCACCGAGACCCTCTCCATCGACTGGGGCTCCGAGGACCCCCGCGTGCTGTGGGACGGCGGCGCCCCGGCGGGGGAGTCGTCCTGCGTGTCCTGCGGCCACTGCGTGTCGGTGTGCCCCTGCAACGCCCTGATCGAGAAGACCATGCTGGGCCGGCACGGCCTGATGACCGACTGGCCGACGGAGACCCGTGAGCTGGCGATCGACCTGGTCAAGGACGTGGAGCCGACCACCGGCTACCTCCCGCTCTACGACATCTCCAAGGCCGAGGCGGCGGCGCGGATGGCGGTCACCGACAAGGCGAAGACGGTGTGCACCTACTGCGGCGTCGGCTGCTCCTTCGACGTCGAGACCCGCGGGCGCGAGATCCTGCGCGTGCAGCCGCAGCTCGAGGGCCCGGCCAACTCCATCTCGACCTGCGTCAAGGGCAAGTTCGGGTGGGACTACGTCAACGCCGAGGACCGCCTCACCGTCCCGCTGGTGCGCGACGGCGACCGGTTCCGTGAGACCACCTGGGACGAGGCCCTGGACGTCGTCGCGCGCCGCCTCGGCGAGATCGTGGCCGAGCACGGCCCGGACGCCACCGGCGTGATCGGATCCTCCAAGGCCACCAACGAGGAGGGCTACCTCACCCAGAAGCTCGCGCGCCAGGTCCTGGGCACCAACAACACCGACAACTGCTCCCGCTACTGCCAGTCCCCGGCGACCGTCGGGCTGTGGCGCACGGTCGGGTACGGCGGCGACGCCGGGTCGATCAGCGACATGGAGCGCGCCGAGCTGGTCCTGATGGTCGGGACCAACACGGCGGCCTCCCACCCGGTGATCGCCTCGCGCCTGCGCAGGGCGCAGAAGTTGAACGGCCAGCAGCACGTGGTGGTGGACCTGCGTCGCCACGAGATGGCGCAACGGGCCGAGGTGTACCTCAAGCCGGCTCCCGGGACGGACCTGGTCTGGCTGTCCGCGGTGGCCAAGCACGTGGTCGACCAGGGCTGGCAGGACGAGGCCTTCCTGCGTGAGCGGGTCAACGGCTACGACGACTACGTCGCCTCGCTTGCCCCCTTCACCCTGGAGCACGCCGAGCAGCGCACCGGGATCTCGGCCGAGGACCTGCGCGCCCTGGCGCACCGGGTCGCCCACGCCGGGTCGGTCGTGGCCCTGTGGGCGATGGGGGTCACCCAGCACCACATGGGCTCGGACACCTCGACCGCGATCTCCAACCTGCTGCTCCTGACCGGCAACTACGGACGGCCGGGCACCGGCGCCTACCCCCTGCGCGGGCACAACAACGTCCAGGGCTGCAGCGACTTCGGCGTCATCAACACCTTCTTCCCCGGCTACCAGCCCGTCGACGACGACGAGGTGCGGCAGAAGTTCGAGCGGGCCTGGGGGCGTGAGCTCCCGGCCGAGCCGGGCCTGGACAACCACGGGATGGTCGACGCGGCGTACGACGGCTCCCTGAAGGGGCTGATCGTGATCGGCGAGGAGCTGTCGCTGGTGGACGCGAACGCCCACTACGTGCAGGAGGCCCTCGAGCGGCTGCCCTTCCTCGTGGTCTCCGAGCTGTTCTTCTCCCGCACCTGCGAGTTCGCCGACGTGGTCCTGCCCGCCGCGGCGTCGCTGGAGAAGGACGGCACCTTCGCCAGCACCGAGCGCCGGATCCAGCGCCTCTACGAGGTGATGCCGCCGATCGGCGAGGCCAAGCCGGACTGGAAGATCCTCCAGCTCCTCGCCGACCGGATGGGCTACCAGTGGGGCTTCACCCACCCCGGCGAGATCATGGCCGAGGTGGCCGGCCTGACCCCGCTGTTCGCCGGGGTGAGCTACGACCGCCTCGAGGGCTACGCCTCGCTGCAGTGGCCGGTGGCCGCCGACGGCACCGACACGCCGCTGCTCTACACCGACCGCTTCCACTTCGACGACGGACGGGCGCGGCTGCACCCGCTGGAGTTCCGCGAGCCCACCGACCAGGTCGACGAGGAGTACCCGCTGCACGTCAACAACGGGCGGACCCTCGAGCACTTCCACGAGGGCAACCTCACGCTGCGCTCGGCGGGCCTGGTGCAGCTGGTGCCCGACACCTACGCCGAGATGACGTGGCGCACCGCGGAGGAGCACGGGGGCCTGGCCACCGGCGACTGGGTCCGGCTGATCTCGCGGCGGGGCGAGCTGACGGTGCGCGTGCTGCTCTCGGACGAGGTGCACGACGGTGAGCTGTGGGTGCCGATGCAGGCTGCCGAGATCAACCTGCTGACCTCGAGCGTGGTCGATCCCGACAGCCACACGCCGGCCTACAAGGAGATCGCCGTGCGGCTGGAGCGCGCCGACGGCCCCGACGAGGTGCGCGGCGGCACCCGACGAGCGGCCGACCGGGCCCGCAAGGGCGACCGGGACACGAAGGGCGACCCGCAGGGCCCGCCGCTGCCGGCACACCACCACCGGTACGGGCACCCGACGCCGCAGCTCGGCGTGAAGGTCGCGCTGAAGTGGGAGCGCGCGGACTACCAGCCCCCGACCCGGCCCGAGCCCGACGGGGCCCGCGCGTGAGGGCCCCGGACGCACGACCCGCCCTGTACACCCGTCCTGCCCGGTGCACCCGTC
This window encodes:
- the fdhF gene encoding formate dehydrogenase subunit alpha codes for the protein MTHDSFGSQVDRDRQATFRPLSEDAAAPPPEPVVVRVNGVDVPADARRPLVEALTDEGHDGDFPSVCYHPALGSIQTCDTCLVEVDGEVVRACATPVRDGLDVTTTGPSAPAREQAAQRLVRKHVLYCTVCDHNDGACPLKAGVEASGLTHETIGYRPKPYEVDDSHPFYRYDPDQCILCGRCVEACQDVQVTETLSIDWGSEDPRVLWDGGAPAGESSCVSCGHCVSVCPCNALIEKTMLGRHGLMTDWPTETRELAIDLVKDVEPTTGYLPLYDISKAEAAARMAVTDKAKTVCTYCGVGCSFDVETRGREILRVQPQLEGPANSISTCVKGKFGWDYVNAEDRLTVPLVRDGDRFRETTWDEALDVVARRLGEIVAEHGPDATGVIGSSKATNEEGYLTQKLARQVLGTNNTDNCSRYCQSPATVGLWRTVGYGGDAGSISDMERAELVLMVGTNTAASHPVIASRLRRAQKLNGQQHVVVDLRRHEMAQRAEVYLKPAPGTDLVWLSAVAKHVVDQGWQDEAFLRERVNGYDDYVASLAPFTLEHAEQRTGISAEDLRALAHRVAHAGSVVALWAMGVTQHHMGSDTSTAISNLLLLTGNYGRPGTGAYPLRGHNNVQGCSDFGVINTFFPGYQPVDDDEVRQKFERAWGRELPAEPGLDNHGMVDAAYDGSLKGLIVIGEELSLVDANAHYVQEALERLPFLVVSELFFSRTCEFADVVLPAAASLEKDGTFASTERRIQRLYEVMPPIGEAKPDWKILQLLADRMGYQWGFTHPGEIMAEVAGLTPLFAGVSYDRLEGYASLQWPVAADGTDTPLLYTDRFHFDDGRARLHPLEFREPTDQVDEEYPLHVNNGRTLEHFHEGNLTLRSAGLVQLVPDTYAEMTWRTAEEHGGLATGDWVRLISRRGELTVRVLLSDEVHDGELWVPMQAAEINLLTSSVVDPDSHTPAYKEIAVRLERADGPDEVRGGTRRAADRARKGDRDTKGDPQGPPLPAHHHRYGHPTPQLGVKVALKWERADYQPPTRPEPDGARA
- a CDS encoding FHA domain-containing protein yields the protein MTLVVGADLRFEIGREDGSAVHGRLRGSGNRLELEVDDPGAFAGRADAPAIRTVAETLARYGMVVRVVSGGQHLVSLGAVKAPWWQRRATGSRRIRVGSLRGALTSARSRARAAEPVLPRNDLVPPLPVWPIAPTFQRNPRVGTGGTHGTGGSPRLVLFKADVVAGERQPIFWLQETTVVGSDPSCDVVLPGLADRQVVIRHSEDDEYVVTTLAGRARVHGAQLDDRVVLRAGARLEVGDHLLVFSRAEHADHGRPFGGRVGGELGRQERQPPRGPTTD
- a CDS encoding MerR family transcriptional regulator, which produces MISDPPAEADLSIGDLATATGVGAATLRAWERRHGFPVPHRLPSGHRRYDQAQVDAVLDVVRRQHEGVRLEAAIAATLVHAHGRDGHRRVVPGERSVFAALRRRHPQLTPQRLGKPMLLALSWAIEDEFCSRALAPHLFGSFQHDSYFRAARRRWDDLALGARTAAVFADFDGGRTWCPCAGRSGCISTPAPRCCASGPWSATTTTCRPCSPRGSCPASST
- a CDS encoding CapA family protein, which produces MATTCCTPRRTGFLGALLASLVLTAACSVDGTRTQAGPEADDGPRAGGGAGVGAAEAPGATLTLAFAGDVHFEQALGDLVQQPGSDLGPVSRVLGAADVAMVNLESALASRDTPTDKELEDPDQRYWFRSDPAALGVLARSGVDVVSLANNHGADHGRTGLQESLAVADERARPAVVGIGAGAAQAHAPYRVDVRGTGVAVLAADASPRESRDPVWAAGEGGPGIAAARSGDAGLLLDAVRRAARTDDVVAVYLHWGEEERQTPTAAQRGLAERLARAGADVVVGSHAHVLLGSGMLDDTYVGYGLGNFTWYHGRKSETGVLTLELRDGVVVGDRWSPARIPLEGGVPRPLAGRERDEAQVWWRDLRRGTGLAPTATATPVRLPAYRARVAPIGEALGRRMTGSSHDPATCPLPLDRLRVLSVPHVGFDGQPRTGRMVVRASLARDVVQVFERLYDARWPLRRMRLVDAFGGDDDRSMAADNSSGYNCREVAGSDTLSAHAFGRAIDVNPVENPYLTAGGVLPPAGARFADLDRTADAQPPAGVVHADDVVVRAFAEVGWEWGGDFSAPDYQHFYRP